Part of the Leptotrichia massiliensis genome, TGCCGGAATTGGTGGAATGGCTCATCTTACAAATTTTTATGGTACAGATACCTTAAATGCACTTGTCTTTGCCCGTAAATATTATGATGAAAAAATAGCCGCTTACAGCGTGCCTGCTTCTGAACATAGCACAATGACTTCCTGGACTCAAAAATATGAAAAAGAAGCATACGAAAATATGCTTGATAAATTTCCAAAAGGAATTGTTTCAATCGTTCTTGACAGCTATAATTTTTTTAATGCGGTAGAAAATATTATTGGAAAAGATTTACGTGAAAAAATATTGGCAAGAGATGGAATGGTTACAATACGTCCAGATAGTGGAGACGCAATTACAAATATTCTATTTGCGCTTGAAAGTCTGGAAAAGAATTTTGGCTATACTATAAACTCCAAAGGATATAAAGTGATTAACAAAGTCCGTATTTTACAAGGTGATGGAATTAATGAAGATACAATCTGGGATATTTATAAATCTTTAAAGGATAACAAATATTCTGCTGAGAATGTTACTTTGGGCTGCGGAGGATCTCTTTTGCAAGGAAATGAAAAATCTGGCATTAACAGGGATACTCATAAATTTGCCATGAAATGCAGCTGTATAAAAATTGGAAATGAAGTTAGAGATGTTTACAAAAATCCTGTTACAGATAAAGGAAAAGTCAGTAAAAAAGGACGGCTTGACTTGATAAAAAATAAAAATGGAGAATTTGAAACAGTAAATATTTCAGACTTACCTGAAAATCAATATCATGAAGATTCCGTAATGGAATGTGTTTTTGAAAATGGAAAAATTTTAAAAACATATACTTTTGAAGAAGTAAGAAAAAATGAAAGTTTATTGTATAATCCGAGTTTAATTAGAGAAGTATCAAAATAGAAATGATAAAATTAGATAAAAATAGTTTAAATTAAAGCTGTAAAAATTATACAATTTAAATTTTTAGAAGCGACAAATAAAATTACGAAAGAAGGAAACAAATGAAAAAAATATTATTATTAGGAGTAGCTGCAGTAGTTCTGGCTGCCTGTGGAAATAAGCCAAAAACACAAAATGAAACAGGACATGCAGGACAAAATGCCGAATATGCACAATATTTAGACACTTTGAAAGCTGATAATAATTTAAAAATCACAATGGGAAAAGTTCCTGTAACAATTGTTGGAAAAGAATTAAAAGTTGGAGATAAAATAAGGGAAGTGCCTTT contains:
- a CDS encoding nicotinate phosphoribosyltransferase, with the protein product MKNLILSTDSYKITHPFQYPENMTYMHDYIESRGGLYGYVKFFGLQYYLMEYLTKKITNEMIDEAKEICELHGLPFFEEGWRYIVEKLDGKLPLRIRTVPEGSVVKNHNVLVTVESTDKNVPWIVGWVETLLLKVWYPITVATFSYKAKQIIKYFLEETSDNVESELKFKLHDFGYRGVSSEESAGIGGMAHLTNFYGTDTLNALVFARKYYDEKIAAYSVPASEHSTMTSWTQKYEKEAYENMLDKFPKGIVSIVLDSYNFFNAVENIIGKDLREKILARDGMVTIRPDSGDAITNILFALESLEKNFGYTINSKGYKVINKVRILQGDGINEDTIWDIYKSLKDNKYSAENVTLGCGGSLLQGNEKSGINRDTHKFAMKCSCIKIGNEVRDVYKNPVTDKGKVSKKGRLDLIKNKNGEFETVNISDLPENQYHEDSVMECVFENGKILKTYTFEEVRKNESLLYNPSLIREVSK